CTCTACGGCGCGCTCCCCGGGGTCCTGAAGGCCTACGCGGACGCCAACGAGGTCATCACGACGATCATGCTCAACATCGTCGCGGCCGGGGTCACGTCGGCGATGCTCTCGCGGTGGTTCCAGGACCCCGACAGCTCCAACCCGCGGACCGAACCGGTCCCCGAGTACGCCGAGATTCCGAACATTCCGTACGTCGGGTTCAGCGGTTCGGCGGACTTCTCGCTGCTCGCGTTCGCGTTCGCGGTCGCGCTCATGGTCGCGATCGCCTGGGTGTTCGCCCGCACCTCGTTCGGCTACGAGCTGCGGACGAGCGGCACCCAGCCCGCGGCGGCCGCCTACGGCGGCGTCGACGAGAAGCGCATGACCGTCGCCAGCATGACTCTCTCGGGCGCGCTGGGCGGCGTCGCCGGCGCGTTCTGGGTCCTGATGGTCCACGGCGCCTGGCTCGAGAACGTGCCCTCGATCGGCTTCGACGGGATCGCGGTCTCGGTGCTCGCCGGCAACAACCCGATCGGCGTCGGCGCCGCGGCGTTCCTGTTCGGGATACTCGACAGCGGCGGCAACTCGATCGGGACGGCGACGGACGTCCCGCCGGAACTGGTCGGCGTCCTCTCCGGCCTGATCATCCTGTTCGTCGCGATGCCGGAGTTCTTCCGGATGTTCGGTCGGCGGTTCGTCGACCTCGAGACGGCGCGGCCGGCGCGTACGGACGGCGGCCCCGACGCTGACGCCGAGACCGGAGGTGACACCGATGAGTAAGCCAACTGGAACCCCGACCGACGCGAACGACGCGGACGCGGACGAACCGACACTGCCGTTCTCGCGGCGAACTACCGTCGGACTGATCGGCGCCGGCGCCGTGCTGGCCGTCTGGATCGTCGTCGGCCTGCTCGCCCCCGACTCGTGGGCCGGCGTCTTGCT
The DNA window shown above is from Halopiger xanaduensis SH-6 and carries:
- a CDS encoding ABC transporter permease, encoding MSTSKERLERLLERLIHASVLERVVISVAALLAAVLVGGVLVFVSGGIASCRTGLELAGTTFCYNPMQVYYELFLGAVGHPLEGGWSPTNYSLARTLQQTTLLVFAGLSVAVAFRAGLLNIGTQGQLVFGGLATAVTVVYAAAIVPGGFVGTIVLIPLGVLAGAVVGGLYGALPGVLKAYADANEVITTIMLNIVAAGVTSAMLSRWFQDPDSSNPRTEPVPEYAEIPNIPYVGFSGSADFSLLAFAFAVALMVAIAWVFARTSFGYELRTSGTQPAAAAYGGVDEKRMTVASMTLSGALGGVAGAFWVLMVHGAWLENVPSIGFDGIAVSVLAGNNPIGVGAAAFLFGILDSGGNSIGTATDVPPELVGVLSGLIILFVAMPEFFRMFGRRFVDLETARPARTDGGPDADAETGGDTDE